The uncultured Dysgonomonas sp. genome contains the following window.
TACAGGTCCACTTATATTATTGGAGTTGCCACTATAATAGTAAGAATTGTTGTCAATTGAAGAGCACCACCAATATCCTCTAATACTCCAGTCGTGCCATTCATTATCGGCTTTAATATAGTAACCGGACATGCTGTTATTATAATTGGATCCGATCCAGAACCTACCCAAAGTGGAAGGTTGTGCTGTAACCACACTGATTAGTGCATTGAATTCTACTTGTGTAGGCAGATGCCATCCTTGTGGACACGCGTTGTCTGCAAGAGTTGACTGCTCCCATGTATAGTAGTGTTGATGGTTGTCTGTTCCAGGTATAGGGCCTACGATTGTACCTCCCTCTCCATATTTATCAGAAGCATAGCCGGGTTCGTTCCCGCTTAACAGTTTTTCTTCTCTCGAATTTTCAACCATCCAGCATTTTCCGTTATACAAATGGGTATAGTAAGCACTGTTTTCTGTTATTTCCATCAATTCGGCTGTTCCGTTATCCCCACAGCCTTTCTGGGCCACTTTTACCACATAGTTCATATTACCGGCAGTTACTGTTATTTGTGCCTGTCTCTTTGCCTGATAGTTGTCGTCATTCGTAGATACTTTCCATTTGTTGGCACTTAGCTGTGCTATTTCGAGCCATCCGGTCACGTTTTCATCAGTGTATGCAATAGGGCTTATACTAATTCCCGACGGATGAGTTGTGCTTATTTCTATTTCCTGATCTTCAATATGATTTTTGAAATCGATAGTGGCTTTGTCCAGTGTCAGATTATACTGGCCTTCGAACATAATATTTTGCTTTGCGAGATTCCAAGGAGTGATTGTCGCGCTTATTTTTATTTCTCCATCAAAGGCGTTTTCTGGTGTCTCCGCTCCTTCATCGTCTACAGATTGTATCTCAATATCATAAAGATGGTTTCGAAGAATATCCCCACTAAAATCTCTGATAGATGTTGTTGGAATGTCTATGCGGTAATATGTCACCTTTGACGAATTAGCCGGATAATCAAAATAGCCGCCAACAATGATGGCTGTAGCTTCACCCCGGGTTTCTACTCCTTTAGCCTCGAATGTATATATACTTTGTGTGATTTGATGAGAAGCATCTGTACTATATAGGATATCATTCAACTTTGTTGTTGTGGCATCTTCTGGTACGTCTGCCATCACTACTTTTGTTCCGTCCCAATAGTAATCTTTGTAAGCTATGTATCCTTTGTTTTTACGATTGAATATACATGCATTTACCAACTGAAAATTAGCGATGCCCGTCTTTGTTCTAATATCCAGTCTGGCTAGCATTCTTGTTAAGTCGAAAGTGCCTAAAGTCGAGGTTGTATTGTTGATAACGGTAGGCTCTGTTTTACAATACATCGGAATATTGCGTAATGTACCAGAATTGTTATTGTTTGCATCCCATTCCGTATCGCTGCCGGCTACCAGAAAGGGAAGGACAGAATTTATATTGTCGTCCAACGCAATAT
Protein-coding sequences here:
- a CDS encoding FISUMP domain-containing protein, translated to MMKKISPYIILILFILGFSCQDNDKSNDIVNKGNMKTVTLSLKLPGDMRKNTSSATKSMTEAQEQEVTTIDVLAFMNDGSGNYLYAYKSKGENISLNDGEGTFKVTLAEYYKSQVLIILANASDELSTVNIALDDNINSVLPFLVAGSDTEWDANNNNSGTLRNIPMYCKTEPTVINNTTSTLGTFDLTRMLARLDIRTKTGIANFQLVNACIFNRKNKGYIAYKDYYWDGTKVVMADVPEDATTTKLNDILYSTDASHQITQSIYTFEAKGVETRGEATAIIVGGYFDYPANSSKVTYYRIDIPTTSIRDFSGDILRNHLYDIEIQSVDDEGAETPENAFDGEIKISATITPWNLAKQNIMFEGQYNLTLDKATIDFKNHIEDQEIEISTTHPSGISISPIAYTDENVTGWLEIAQLSANKWKVSTNDDNYQAKRQAQITVTAGNMNYVVKVAQKGCGDNGTAELMEITENSAYYTHLYNGKCWMVENSREEKLLSGNEPGYASDKYGEGGTIVGPIPGTDNHQHYYTWEQSTLADNACPQGWHLPTQVEFNALISVVTAQPSTLGRFWIGSNYNNSMSGYYIKADNEWHDWSIRGYWWCSSIDNNSYYYSGNSNNISGPVLTSENNWLSVRCVKD